The genomic region GTGAGAGTCTTTGGCAATTCAAGCTTAAGACTTAAAATGGCATTGTGGTGAGgtgattaataaaaataccttttaaaaaaaatggatcaGAGAGAAAAAAGGGTCCTGTTAGTCAATAACATGCATTATTTGGGACAtcaataaaggaaaatataatgtGTGGGAAGCTAGATGCTACAATGAATGAAGTCACGGTTGCTGCCATGGCTGCAAATCCCCATAATTTCGTAAAACAGCTTCCGGAAGGGTATGAAACAAAGGTGAGTGTTAAGCATCAAAACTTGTGCTTGGAAAGTTTCTGAAATTTGTCGTGtatatgtttttttctttaatcaaATCATGAAGTATTCATGTCTAACTTCTAACATCAACAGATTGGCGAACGCGGAGCACTTTTGTCAGGAAGACAAAAGCAGCGAATTGCTATTGCCAGAGCCATTATCAAGAACCCTGCGATTCTCCTACTTGATGAAGCAACAAGTGCTCTGGACTCTGAatcaaagtaaaattaaaatattatcacgtcattttttttattatattaatttattattttttaaaaatatattttaatgagaTATGTTACAATTCTCTAATCTTGGTAATGgaatttaaaacatttttaattataattttaaattaataattatttatattaaaatttcatgaaCTTTAATTTATAATGTATCACATAGGCTCAAAGTTAATTAGTTATATGCTTATAATTTGGAATTTAGATGCACTAATAAAACTTCATGCAACATGAGGCAAATTAATTCTTAGCCTTCAAGTAAGACAAAGGCTGCAAATTCCATCCAAACCAAACAAaatgagagagagatgaaatctAATTGAGGGAAATTTTGTTTCAGAATTCATATGGAAACTGAAATTTACATATgaaatgcatagaaattataGAAAGCTTCCTTAGAAGTACTAGTAATAGTAAGAAGGGAAAACCTTATAACAGGATCCAAGGGCACACAGATGAAAGACCCAACACAGAAAATGAACTATCTCcagtttttattatattctaaAAGCAGATCATGAAAATGGTGGATTTGCTTGAAGCAATGAGGCCACCAAATACCAGCTTCTATCTCCAGCTTTAAGGCGACCGCATCACTTGGAAGGCGTAGCTGGGTCAACAGGGCCTGCTTGCCTcagttgctgccatatataGGAAACATTAATAGGAGTTCAATACAAGTTTATTTTTGCCCTATTAATCGAAGTAAGCAAGGAACATATGAAGAATGGTCAATGTGGGTCGAGAGAGATAAACCTGAAAATAGGTCTCGAGCTTGGCTTTGAGAGTTTCATGCTCCTTTCGCACCTGCTCGAAGGCGGCCTTTGCCCTGCATGACATCAcattcattttcaatttgaagTCAGTATTGCAGGTAATTATACGAGGGCCTGGATAGATATTTAGCATGATGGAGAGTTTAGGCATTCCTTCAGTTtatcattaaaataaaagaccGAATATATCTACTAAGTATATGGAGAAAATAGAGATGAAAACAGGAACATTACCCTTCCACGTTCCGTTCCTCCAAAAGCGCCATTGTGTTGTTGATCTCATTTCGAACTTTGTTAGCACCAATGCTGCAACAAGTGTCATTATCTATTAGACCAATTTTAATTAAGCTTTTGGCGATGAAACGTCAATAAATTGAAGTCCCTAGCAACATATATAGGTTTTGGAAGTACACGTCAGTGTCATGGAATTTACCTGGCACTGCTGCCCTTAAGCTTATGCATGACCCTGTCTAGTTTAGGGATGTCAATAGGGATACTTTTCCTGTATACATAGATAACCATCACTGTTAATTGTTATcgtcatcataaaaaaaagaggtGAAATTAAATGATCAAGAGGAAATCtagaagggaaaaaaaagagttcCAGCTCATTCTACTAACATATGCTCCTCAATAGTAGGTATCAGATTATCAGTCGACTCCCTGAAGTACATGGTCACCACATCCTCAACAAAGTTGGGTTCGTCTTTATCCGTTAGCTCCTCCAGTTGACTGAACTGCGCGTCCAAAATCTCCTACAATAACAAAGATTCAAGGTTTTCACTCGATAATTCTGGTAGGGGGGGTGGCGGGACTTGCCGATTGCTATTTTGCCAATTTTTTGTCTGCCTACATTCTTAGACGATTCATGTATCCCAAAATCAAGAAAGTTCctttctaaaataaaatcaaacagGTTCCAATGCATTTGTTTTATATATGGGCACCTCTTCACATAAGATGAGTTTAACATTCTCACGataaaacttttcaaaaaaaaaaaagcattatcatgacaaaaagaaaaataaaatttcagaTTGTCATCAGATCACCCTTATGAACTTTTACGGTAGTGAAAAATCTATGGACCCACACTTATATGAGGCATATGGTTTTATCTAGTACTAAGAAAAGTGCATGCATGTTAAAAGGCATATTAAGTCTAAGATATAATTAGCAGTCCAATGATTGGGgatatttatatgaatgcAATTTCTTAAGCACAAAAGGTTGATAACAAGATATCTGCTGCAAGATTCAACGATGCACCAATCTGTTAGAATCTCTAAATTTGACATGAATTCCAATCCAATCCTTTGTGAAATTGAACATTCAGAGCAAGaagcaaaaataaagtaatagaGTTATTTCTGTTTCTCTTGAGGAGATAGGGTGCTTTACTCCATAACCGTTACAGTTTAGAGTCATTCTTGCTACCTTTACTGATCTTGTTCTTGATCAGTTTTCTATCTCTTTACTAcataataaaacataaagaagcAAGACAGTAAAATACCAGGAGCCGTAATAACAAGAAAAcctttcattattttcatgGATGCATGTATACTATATCATACGCATCTACGGTaaaacattttctttccttttgcttGAATATATCAAGGGATTAATAGTAAAAcgaaaatcaagaaaataaaccttttgttttccaaatagccaaaaaggtaaaatgaaagaaaagtgTCATGTAGTCGATCTTAGGGCAGAAATAAGAAGCCATGAGATATGCAAAGGTGCTCTAAACCTgaaaatggaagaagaaggaaCTAAACCTCATCAAAGAAGGATTGCCTCATGACCGCGATTTGTTCACGCAAGCTTCTGCTGTCCATTTCAAGGAAAAACGATTTCTTGACTGCGAGAGATTTCATTACAAAAGTACTTGAGTATCCGGAAACGGTTAGCCAAAGCGGAGTATATATAACAGAAAAAGTTACCAAGAGCCAACAAATGTATAAGCATGCAGTAACTTCTgaaaagatttatagtggGGTTGCAGCAGCTGTAAAAATGTTGCATCAATACTCATTGAAAAGAAGCAAAATAAGCATTTGTGGTAAAAATATGCAATCTACGCTGTCAAAGCGTCAGACAAAATctgaaattttaataattcaaCAAAACATATTGGATTTTCTGTAATTTCTAGATAGTGCAATTAATGAATAGGATttgcaaaatttttccttttttactttttcttttcaaaagaaaCTTAGGTCGAGACAAAATTAGTACTTACCTTAATTATTGTCTAAAAACCCAAACTTAcatgcaaaaaaaaatctaaaaccGATCttacttaataattttaattttagaggTGTTAttggatttattttcttaaattagttgttaatttcaaactaaaaTGATTGATTTGTTGTTGTTTCAACAGCATGAACATCTGACTCGCAATCAAAGTTGATAATCTgacatttttattgaatttgaattgaggtaatttttatttaaaaaaaagaaaaccccaAGATGCACTATTTTAAAGTCTAGTGCtacttattttccttttatttagGAATGCGTAGCGGTCATAGGACAAGATGTCAAGATCTCTATTGTTTGGAAAGTCCTTTTACAAATAGagattggaaatgatatagTACCAATAGTAAAAGGATTCAAGCTAGGTCTTGTTCATATATAGAGACCTCATTTTGCAATGCTGAGCGCTGACCATTAGATGTAGAAActgaaaacaaattaaaaggcCAATATTGTAGTCTCTTAATCATAAAGGTATCTTAATGAAGCATT from Theobroma cacao cultivar B97-61/B2 chromosome 9, Criollo_cocoa_genome_V2, whole genome shotgun sequence harbors:
- the LOC18588522 gene encoding pseudo histidine-containing phosphotransfer protein 2, coding for MDSRSLREQIAVMRQSFFDEEILDAQFSQLEELTDKDEPNFVEDVVTMYFRESTDNLIPTIEEHMKSIPIDIPKLDRVMHKLKGSSASIGANKVRNEINNTMALLEERNVEGAKAAFEQVRKEHETLKAKLETYFQVYLSRPTLTILHMFLAYFD